GACACTAGTTTTTTAACAGTAAAAACTACTGTCTAAGGTAAAGATCATAGTACACAAGTACTTCTTCTCTGTTCTGGTTATCATCATGTAGAATCCATTCACAAATCAAATTTTGCCGTATTTGTTGAAGGTCCTCCTGCAACCAACAAACATGTTTAtgtgaaatttgaaatgaaaataacatcCATGAATAaccaaatttataattacttacAGTGGTGTATTCTGGCATGCAATTCCCATTAAATTTGGGACTACCATCCCACagctcaataaattttaaaacgaTCACTCCACAATCATGCCTAACCAATTGTTAACCACACAATGTAAGGTTTCAGAACAACTGCAGGCAACTAATAAATTAACCTCcttcaaaaacaaacaaaattaattactcaCAGGTTTGGTTGAATGGGGGTCAAAGCATGTCGGATTTCAAACGATGGCTTGTTGTCCTCCTTACAATTTAACAAAAACGAAAGAAACGTTTCCATGTTACGGGCCTGCAAACATCCTCACCCATGtgaatcaaatttatattaataattacaaatcacATAGTACAAGTCAAAAAACAGAAAAATCTTTCAAAGATCACACTAACCACACTATTGTCGATCCTCGTTCGTTTCTTTCGATTGTGTCCTAGAGAATCAAGCACAAAGAATTCCATTGTGTCCAATTTGACGGCATAACACCACCAATGGTCATCGTGTACAATTGGAGCAAACAACTAAAGTACATGTCACAGGTTAAACAACTTGATTATTAGGTGAAGTATACAAgccaaaaatgaatttaaaaacacaaatttgTCAACATCTCAAATTTGGTACTTACAAATTCAGCAGTTAAGATTTCTTTCATGCTAACCAAATTGGAAGAAAAGAACATGTTGTAATCGCTTAACTTCCAAACACGTCTCTTTGCGATTCTCTGATTACTATCGTGAACAACCGATGTCTACAATAATATTGGTCATTAATTGAGAGTCAAATTAATTGATCTTGAAATTTGGTTCCCCTAACTAATAAACACAAACACGTACCGTATACATTGGATGTAAAACAATCATTCGCACATGTTGATGCAACTTCCTTTCATTATGCATCAAGAGGTTACATCCAAACATAACTGCCTATATTCACGAAACAcaccaaaatttaattttttccaatTATTAACATATACCTATcaaataatatgaataatatgaataaataataaattaccaTATTGCAAACATAACCCATTGGTCGAAAACCCATACAATCATGTGTGGACAATATTTGACCATTTATCACCGCAACAATCCTGATACAGATCATAATTCAAGTTACTAAAACATGTAAAAAACaggaatttaattaaacaaaatattattaactatTGTATTGATGACATACCTATAAGGACAATCTACCCGAGTAACCGTCCGGTAAAGCTTAACCACATCAACACGCCCTCCGATACCGCAGTTTCCTTGACTGGGCGCAACCCATGGTACAATTGCCAACAATTCAGCACAATGGACATCATGAACTGGGTTGTCTTTATCAATATTATCAGGCACGTCATGCAAAGTTGGTGACTTTCCATTTCCATCCCCACCAACTTCGGCTTCATTCTCAACTCCACTGTCATCAAAAATATCCACCGCCGTGTTACCTTCATTTGCATGACCTTCATGTTGATGAAGTGCACCAAAATCTTCACCCACATCTTCACCCACTTCATGATCGCTTACGTCTGCATTTTTTTCTGTATTGCAATCTGAAGTTTGGCCCTTATCATCACAAACATTATCCTTTTCAACGGGATGACTTTCATTCCTACTAAAGACCTCATCCTCCAAAATCTTCAATCTTTTCTTTATCTCCATTATTTCAATCTCATTgctgtgaattttttttaaccaaacatcACCCGTATTGGAAACCCCAGGTTCTTGACCACCTTCACTAACGCCTGTAAGATTTAAAGCCACCCTAACAAGTTCATTACTTTGATCTTCCTCAGTCAAAGCCCAATCGAAAATCAACTGCAATGtaatttaactaataattaaatgaattgtTGTTATATAAAAAACTTCACCAACCCAAATAAATCGCTAaggaatgaaaattaaataaaaaaactaaattacatTCGGTTCAATGAATAGCCTCTCGATGCTTGAAGTCCTTAACTTCAGACTTGGCCATCGTAAAATTCTAGGGAACACTATGTCCCTATCATCTGCTCCCAATCCTAACCTCTCAAAAGCCCAAATCTACAAATAACAAATGTGACATCATtattatcaaaacaataaacacaataaatataaaacagatCAAAAgattcaaatacaataaaattcaGCGTACCTGCAAAACCACAACTGACCCTGCCAACGTGATGTTGTGGTCATTTTTTTTCTGGCTATGAACCCCATAAGCACGACTTAATGAGTTAACCAAAAAACTGTGCACTGCACTCCCCCAATTGAACTTAACCAAACTATCAATATCATCTAATATTCCAAAAGGCATATTGCAAATAACTTTTGAATTCCTAGGAAAATACCAGACGGCAAAGCACAACAATATATACAGACGACAAACAATATCTACATCATCATGCTCGGTTCCTATTACACTCCTAATCATGTTTGTTATACCTTTAATACAAATTGTTTGACCACAAAAGAGTGAACCAACTAACCCACATGCATATGCATCAAATTGtacttcttcaccaacaacacctAACCCCAGACCTAAACATACATCAACAACAGATAAAGGTACAAGATGCTTCCATATGTGAAACGATTGTTCACCGTCATCCCATCGCCTAAGTAGCTCAACTAATAGAGGACTGCAGATATCTACAGACCTCTCTAACTCCAGACACCATTTGAAAGGGGTGACTCCAATACGTCTCCGGTGTCCATCAGTCAACACATTGTTTATCTCCACAATGTGCTTTGTGTCCACAAAATTTATCAGCCGGACCTtccataaaattttaacaattaaactAATGCTCAACAATGAAATTGGGATGCACAATATAACAATTAACAGCACTAACCCTGTCTTCTTCATCGAAGTCTTGTTTTTTCCCAACCTTTTTCCCCTTTCGAGCCATGCTGAAAAAACAACCTACAAAGAATTAAGTGAATACACACCAATTAAAAAACCAACAACGTTATTCAAAAACAAGCATTACCTTAACTTAAAGACAAAAACCTACACAGATCATTATATGGCCTTTCATCCATTTACAAACGGCTGAGGCaactcttaaaaaaattaactcaacGAACACAAAGTCTTTTATTATCATAGATTATCATAATACCCACACGAGCAAAAAATACGCTAATCACAACTACATCTTCTTATACAATGCAGTAAGAATGTAATGCCGGAACGTCGAGGGTTTGGGTGTAAAGAAAACACAACCTTAATAACGAACCGCCGAAGTCCTGATTCTACCGCTTCCTCCCTTCCCAAGTTCGGATTTTTTTAGGGGTTCCTTCTTCCACCAACGAACACGCGCACGAACAAAACAAGAAAGGTATGCCAATCAAATTTGGAAACCCACGCCTCCTCGTTAACCCGCTTCTTCTGCTGCACAAGTTCCTTTCCTTCTCCTTCTGCTAACAACTTCGCATTTTGTACAACATTTTCCGTCGGTTGAGTGAAAATATCTCCGCTTTAACAAAGCCGACGGCACCGCACCGCTTCGAGTGGGTTCAGAAGTGGTTCGGGTAGTCTGAGAGAAAAGCGCTCAGTGAGGGGtgagtgaaaaaaatgaaaactttggGTAACTGAGTTCGAGATCGCGTGTTGGCTCCTCACGCGCACCGCAGGACGTTTTCTCTCTCCATAAGACCCATCACAAAACTGTCAGAACCGTCACCTCAtcccttcattttcttttattcaaaaaCGATTTTTTTTACCCATGTCAGACTGCCACGTAGGCGGGTAAAAACTAGGTAAAAAATACTAGGTCAGagtatcattttccttttaattatctataattTAGGTTCTTGATTTCTTTTACATAATTTTGAtcttttaatattcaattatttataattttatataagttaaagtttttaaaaaatacattaagttatatattataacatttatacgaGTTAGTTATATCAATAACTCATATTAAGAAGAAAGTTTAAACTTATCTCTCTAAATTGACTTCCATATAATATGCATATATCATGATATTTGTGGATAGTTCATTATATCTATTAAACATCAAtagaataaactttaatacaccgtattaaataataaacttaagtttaactcattcatatatatatatatatatatatatatatatatatatatatatattataaattaaccTTATTTTCAgtcaaagtaaattttttaacaatttattatcattatttgttTACTCTCTTTGTTATGTGTTTAAagtaatacaaaaaattatttgaataattaaacctataaattgaataatattacatataattataattgaataaaaaaaattaataaccaaaattaaggatatttaaaaggtaagaaaatgttaaaaaaaattaggaaccATAAAATAtagagaataaaattataattaaaactaatattcttaagacaaatttagatattttttattgtatttgcgGTCATTCTAATTTAATATGCGAGTTGTGTtttttagaagtaattttttaataatttagaatttaattttatataacattGATGTTGATATGCTATATTAAAACTTTACATTGACtcaatttcatttatatattttatttaaacttaaataaatcgTGCAATTAAAGTTTCAAAACTGATTGGGAATGATAATTATACCCCCGATCCtatcatataaaatatctataaacgaaaaaaaatatcacatatCCAATATGAGACGACCatggaaaatataaaaaaaaaaacaaggacggtgtagtaaaattaaataataattttcactatttttaaatttttaaataattataaaattaaatgtggAAATAAAGTAGAAGTATTAAAcccttatttattaatattacaaaatactaaaaacaaaatccccgtaaaagaaatttatccacatccccatacccaaacccaacgggtatcaaacttttgtcatATCTCCATCCTCACCGGGTAACGAATATAACCTCGTACTCATACCTATAcctattttcttactacttcaatattaattttaattaatttttatataataataaaaaaagtatgataaaggaaacataatattatcaaatattcaatattaaaaggattgttgtttcttcgatatcaaatactttaaaataaattataattgtttacattttagattataataccaaataaaatttcatgaaaaccaaaagaattattaaattagcaaatattaatgaaacatagttgataaaatttcaaaatattttttaaaaatataaaagaaaaacaaatattcaaattaaaatatattttaaatgtttatttacttcaatcttttaaattttaataaatctcttttttatacactaataaaagttataatacatcatttgatcaaaatgatacaaagaacaaataataatcataataaaagtttaaaataaattataattttttatattttagattataataccaaataaaatttcattaaaatttccTGAGAAccaacatatttattaaatttacaaacattaatgaaacctagttgataaaatttaaaaatattttttaaaaaatataaaaggacaacaaatattcaaattaaaatatattttaaatatttgtttacttcaatcttttaaattctaatgaatctcttttttatacactaataaaagttataatacatcacttgatcaaaatgatacaaagaacaaataataatcataataataaaattttaacatagatcttgtatcttttgaacttcaattatgttggatagtgataaaaactaattcatgacaattacattaaatttttatattgtagtaaataaaagttatttatacaattatagtgaaaaattacagtatgattgataatgagttagaaaataaaaagtaattagataaaatatattgaaataatattctacataatgaaaacaaacaagaaataaaaatattaacaaaattaacaaatgtttacaaacaatttgagagactattgaaagaaatcgcacaaaggaaaaaaatgtataattaaaggtatgataagttgaaaaatatcttagagatctaagaaaacttttcaaatatcaacatatatactcggtggttgagaaataacaaaacttgttttagtgaaagaaaagagttcttcaaatgaaacaaaaactaataagaataataagtttatgtttttttttctattacctagtaaactaaatgtttatgctattaaatacttaaattgagagtattaaacattctcatgggaaagaaaaatatacaataaatgaaaatattaaaaaataatagaagtattcaaatgtaagacataaaaatttttaattgacatacatcttttaaacataattacataaaggttatgataagatgaaaaatataattgaaatgtgaatgagtttcatgacaaaccaaataattagaagaaataaaaaataatatatatatatatatatatatatggttatttaattaattgggaatattttaataatttaaacggggactgGTATTATGGCgaggatatgtacatccccatacccatccccatacccaattgaaaaagttaggGATTCCACATACCCATACCCACACCCAGTCAAtacggggattccccgtcaaaacggggacgggttcgggcaatacccacggggacgggtttatttgacATCTCTATTTGTGTTAGTATTTCtatctattaatattaaataacattagaatttttattaagaGTACAATATCCTCTTTGTCacttttaatatctattttgcCTTTGATatgcaataaaataattaaaaactattaaacaatAGGGATGACAACATATTAGGTTAGATAGGGACATTGTTACTCACTATTTAACTTGTCACAAAAGACTTGATCGTTACCTACCACACTggctataaattattttttttatagatagtGGATATTCGTGGGTATATTTAATATCCACACTTGACTCGTTTATAAGAggatattaaattatttgttatatatcaCCTGTGGGTACTCGTTTAAAGTATTTACTTACTACCTATAGCGAATTTTATCTATAGATAAAAGTGGAAAAGGGGAATTTTTGCCACCTGTAGTTGCGatgattatttttgtattttgcgTCGTTTTTAATCGCTATTATTTACTTAAGTGATAGTTTTCAAAAACGTAATAAATCTTGCTACCATAAAGTACAATATGACGGTTTAAAATGAACCTCCGCAACAACTGTCATTTATATTATGTATACAATGACATTTTAAAAAGGTAAATAACGTTAGTTCAAACAGCGGTAAAATTTCCTATAAAACAATTAGAATGGAAACGACACTTATAACTGAgattgttgttattatattatgtcatttttaattgtaattattataattaattctcAAATAAATTACATCATTATCAATTgtagtaattttaatattaattatttattattttcaccaacatttatacttttatagtttaataaaattaattttgatgataatttaaaatatataaaaaattatgacactataaaaaaaattaacaaactatattattttattgattgatCAGCATAACATAATTACTACGTCaattataaaactaaagttGTCTTAATTCTAAATTGTTTTGCTTCCACCACTTGATCCTAGTATATTGTATGTAGATGGCACACCACTTCCAACTT
This portion of the Vigna unguiculata cultivar IT97K-499-35 chromosome 6, ASM411807v1, whole genome shotgun sequence genome encodes:
- the LOC114188371 gene encoding uncharacterized protein LOC114188371, with product MDERPYNDLCCFFSMARKGKKVGKKQDFDEEDRVRLINFVDTKHIVEINNVLTDGHRRRIGVTPFKWCLELERSVDICSPLLVELLRRWDDGEQSFHIWKHLVPLSVVDVCLGLGLGVVGEEVQFDAYACGLVGSLFCGQTICIKGITNMIRSVIGTEHDDVDIVCRLYILLCFAVWYFPRNSKVICNMPFGILDDIDSLVKFNWGSAVHSFLVNSLSRAYGVHSQKKNDHNITLAGSVVVLQIWAFERLGLGADDRDIVFPRILRWPSLKLRTSSIERLFIEPNLIFDWALTEEDQSNELVRVALNLTGVSEGGQEPGVSNTGDVWLKKIHSNEIEIMEIKKRLKILEDEVFSRNESHPVEKDNVCDDKGQTSDCNTEKNADVSDHEVGEDVGEDFGALHQHEGHANEGNTAVDIFDDSGVENEAEVGGDGNGKSPTLHDVPDNIDKDNPVHDVHCAELLAIVPWVAPSQGNCGIGGRVDVVKLYRTVTRVDCPYRIVAVINGQILSTHDCMGFRPMGYVCNMAVMFGCNLLMHNERKLHQHVRMIVLHPMYTTSVVHDSNQRIAKRRVWKLSDYNMFFSSNLVSMKEILTAEFLFAPIVHDDHWWCYAVKLDTMEFFVLDSLGHNRKKRTRIDNSVARNMETFLSFLLNCKEDNKPSFEIRHALTPIQPNLHDCGVIVLKFIELWDGSPKFNGNCMPEYTTEDLQQIRQNLICEWILHDDNQNREEVLVYYDLYLRQ